The Calypte anna isolate BGI_N300 chromosome 3, bCalAnn1_v1.p, whole genome shotgun sequence genome segment CTTCGGAGCAGCGGAAAGCTCGGGCGATGGCGCGGGGAGCCCGTTTCTCGCACGAGCTCTTTGGTCGGGAGTAGCGATGTGCAGGGCCGGGATGAACCTGTCTCTAGCGCACGGCGGCTGCTTTGCATCTGCAGGAGGCTCGTCACCCGagagcatcctcctgcctccctttctgcctctctcaGAAGTAATCTTCTCGATCCCCGTCTGAAACCTTTCTCTactggggagagggaggctggaagAGAGCAGGGTCCCCTCTGCCAAATATAGTTTTGATCACTTATTGAGTGCTTCTTGCCACTTGATTATCGATTATCCCTTGTTTTTCGTACAGAATCTGGGTGAGTTGTGAGCACACGAGGGAGGCACACCAGCCGAGACGGCTGCCGGCGCTCCCCTTCGGCACACCAGCGCACCTCCGTCCCCGTTTCCATCTGCCTGCGGGCAGCGGGGAGCCTGCCAGCCTTTCCGCAGGGCCGCCGCCCCCTGACCTTTCCCTTTCCGTTGCAGCATGGCCCTCGAGAGGCTTGGGGAAGCCCTGCGCGGCATCTCCCCCTTGCAAAGCTCCCTGCTcatcctcctctgcctgctcgTCGCCATCCACCTGGGcaagctcctcctgcagcagcgCCGGCGGCAGGGCCAGCGCCGGGCGCCGCCGGGCCCTTTCCCCTGGCCCTTGATCGGCAACGCGGCTCAGCTGGGCAGCGCCCCGCACCTCTCCTTCGCCCGCCTGGCCAGCACCTACGGCGCCGTCTTCCAGCTGCGCCTGGGGCGCTGGCCCGTGGTGGTGCTGAACGGGGAGCGCGCCATCCGACAGGCCCTCGTCCGCCAGGGGGCCGCCTTTGCCGGCCGGCcgcccttcccctccttccagcTGGTGTCGGGGGGGCTCAGCCTCGCCTTCGGCGGCTACTCGGAGCTCTGGAAGCTGCACCGCCGGGCGGCGCACGCCACGGTGCGGGCCTTCTCCACCGGCAGCCCCGCGACCCGCCGGCTGTTGGAGCGGCACCTGGTGGGCGAGGCGCGGGCGCTGGTGGCACTGCTGGTGCGGGGCAGCGCCGGCGGAGCCTTCCTCGACCCCTCCCGCGTCCTAGTGGTGGCCGTGGCCAACGTGATGAGCGCCCTGTGCTTCGGCCGCCGCTACAGCCACGGCGACGGCGAATTCCTGCGCCTCGTGGGGCGCAACGAGCAGTTCGGGCGGGCGGTGGGCGCCGGCAGCCTGGTGGACACGCTGCCCTGGCTCCAGCGCTTCCCCAGCCCCGTCCGCGCCGCGTACCGCGCCTTCCGCGACCTCAACCGCGACTTCTACGGTTTCGTCCGCGGCAAGTTCCTGCAGCACCAGCGTAGCCTGCGCCCGGGGGCCGCCCCCCGCGATATGATGGACGCCTTCATCCGCCTGCAGCGGgagcagccttggctgcagctTGAGCACGTGCCCGCTACCGTCACCGACATCTTCGGCGCCAGCCAGGACACCCTCTCCACCGCCCTGCAGTGgctcct includes the following:
- the LOC103528634 gene encoding cytochrome P450 1B1, giving the protein MEAACNSMALERLGEALRGISPLQSSLLILLCLLVAIHLGKLLLQQRRRQGQRRAPPGPFPWPLIGNAAQLGSAPHLSFARLASTYGAVFQLRLGRWPVVVLNGERAIRQALVRQGAAFAGRPPFPSFQLVSGGLSLAFGGYSELWKLHRRAAHATVRAFSTGSPATRRLLERHLVGEARALVALLVRGSAGGAFLDPSRVLVVAVANVMSALCFGRRYSHGDGEFLRLVGRNEQFGRAVGAGSLVDTLPWLQRFPSPVRAAYRAFRDLNRDFYGFVRGKFLQHQRSLRPGAAPRDMMDAFIRLQREQPWLQLEHVPATVTDIFGASQDTLSTALQWLLIFLIRYPNVQARMQEEVDRIVGRDRLPCAEDQPRLPYIMAFLYESMRFSSFVPVTIPHATTTNTFIMGYLIPKDTVIFVNQWSVNHDPAKWSNPEDFDPTRFLDENGFINKDLTSSVMIFSLGKRRCIGEELSKVQLFLFTSILVHQCNFTANPNEDPKMDFIYGLTIKPKPFTLNVTLRDTMDLLDEAVQRLQAEKAGNENHLSANA